A segment of the Candidatus Pelagisphaera phototrophica genome:
CATATTAAAACTCTAACGTCCTGATTCGAATGAACCTTACCTCTGTTAAAAACCTCTTCACTCTCGTATTTTCAGTTCTGTTGTGGATGAATAGTGTGTCTGTTTCCCAAGCCAACATAGAACCCATCCCGCCGTTTATGGGAGACTGGGAAGGCGGCTGGGTTGACGCTCCTCAGAAAGACGGCAACGCTAGGAACAATCCCGGCCTCGTGGCCCGTGTTATAGGTCTAGGCAACAATCGATACGAAATTCAGATCCTGGAGGAGTTCGACAAGCGGGCGGACTTTAAGGTCAAAACCGAAGCAGTTTGGAAGAACGGCAAGATGACATTCGATCAGAATGGATACTCCGGCAAAATTACCAACGACAGTTTCACCGGCAATAAGGCCGGCGGCGCCTTCGATACTCCATTTTCCTTAAAACGCGTGCATCGCGCCTCACCCACTATGGGTAAAAAGGCTCCTGAAAACGCAGTGGTGCTTTTTGATGGATCCGACCTCGATGCCTGGGAGCGCCAAGGGGGTGGAAATCCAACCTGGTTGACTAAAGACGGCTATTTTGAAGTGCTGCCTAAAAAGGATAACAACAATGTCGGTGGATCCATCAATACGCGCCAGAGTTTTGGCGACGTGAAGGTACACCTTGAATTCCGATTGCCCTACGAGCCCGAGCATCGGGGACAAAAGCGAGCCAACAGCGGTTTCTTCCTGCCGGGTGGTTACGAGGTTCAGATTCTAGACAGTTATGGCCTGGACGGTATGTGGAACGAGTGTGGCGCGCTTTACAAACAATCACCCCCGCGAGTGAACATGTGCTGGGCGCCTGGTGTGTGGCAGACCTTCGATGTGGAATTCAAACGTCTCCGTCGCGATTCGGAGGGCAACAAAGTTGATCACGCGGAATTTACCGTCTGGCACAACGGAGTGAAGATCCACAACAGCTTCCAGATTAAAGGAGCGACCTCCAACACTCAAAAAGGGCGCGAGCTAGGGGAGAGTGGCAAAAATGGGGGTCTTTCCCTTCAGGATCACAGCAACAAGATTCAGTTCAGAAACATCTGGGTAGTGGAGCGTTAGGAGTTCATTTTTAAAGCGAAGTCTCCCCCTAATATGTAAACATAATACGGATACAACATTTGAGGACCGTTGTCGCAGTCATAAAAGAGTAGAGTGCAAGGGTGGTTAGGCAAGTCATTAAGATTAAAAGTAGGTAAATGAAAGTGGCGATAAGACTCATCGCATTTCTAGTATTGAATTTCCTGGCCTTGGGGGTTGGGGGATTACTGATGGGCAATGGACCCTCATCTGACTGGTACCTCCAGC
Coding sequences within it:
- a CDS encoding 3-keto-disaccharide hydrolase: MNLTSVKNLFTLVFSVLLWMNSVSVSQANIEPIPPFMGDWEGGWVDAPQKDGNARNNPGLVARVIGLGNNRYEIQILEEFDKRADFKVKTEAVWKNGKMTFDQNGYSGKITNDSFTGNKAGGAFDTPFSLKRVHRASPTMGKKAPENAVVLFDGSDLDAWERQGGGNPTWLTKDGYFEVLPKKDNNNVGGSINTRQSFGDVKVHLEFRLPYEPEHRGQKRANSGFFLPGGYEVQILDSYGLDGMWNECGALYKQSPPRVNMCWAPGVWQTFDVEFKRLRRDSEGNKVDHAEFTVWHNGVKIHNSFQIKGATSNTQKGRELGESGKNGGLSLQDHSNKIQFRNIWVVER